From the genome of Phoenix dactylifera cultivar Barhee BC4 chromosome 5, palm_55x_up_171113_PBpolish2nd_filt_p, whole genome shotgun sequence:
ACTCAATCACCAAATAAGAGGATTCCATCAACAACATTAAAAGAACTGGCTAACAAAAAGGATTAATACCTCAAGGAGATAAAATTGGAGTGTTCCTTGTAATGATGTCCCTGAGCAAGTCGTTCATGTGACTACTAACAAAGTTGAACGTTCTTCAGAAGATACCTAAAACTGTAATTAAATGGCTCTTGACGACATTttacccccctcccccctcccatGTGCATGCGTGTTTCTTTTCGACATGATTTTTCTTCGATTATCAGTCTTCAGATTTAGGCTTCTAAATTTATCTAAACAAATATGCAGGCTTCATTTAGGTTGCATGGAGTTCAGTTCAGGTACTTGCAGCATGACTGATTTTTGCATTGTCAGCGGGTTATCATATTGTTTGAAGGATGTGAGATAACCCTAAGCTTTTTGTCTGTGTAAAATGTTCTTCCTCCCAATTTGATTACAATCTTAGAATTGTTCTAAAATACTTAGCAGTATTTAGCAAAGTGGATGGTGATCCGCAAACTTGTCAAAGTAAGttgatttgattttgatggtggCCTCAACAATAATTAGTTTGGCTTTTGGAACAGCCATCACAatctgattttcttttgatgataaAAAATGTAGTTCAAAGCATAGCAAAAGGATCTAAAGGAAACGGAAGACCATATATAGTCTGAAGCAAATAACACATAGTAATTAAATATTCCATGAAGAATCGTCTAGTTTGAATACAAAGATTATGCCCTTTGTTCTGTATTGAAGAAACCAACTTCTTATATTATCAAACTTGCGAATGTTATTCCTTTCTACATTGCATGCACTGAAGAAGCCCTGACATACTCATGAACCTTCAGAAGAACTTAGTAAAACTAAAATTTTAACAAGAGTATTGAAGGGATGGATAGGAGAAAAGGGGTCGAAAAACCACCCAGACGTAGGTACCATAAGGTTGCCATATGCAATCATCAGAAGGTAGCTGCTATGAAGAAATTGATAGCGGcgatgataatgatgatgatgatcgaTGTCAACATAAGCCGGGAAAGGCAGAGATGGGTTTTGAGAGAACAGTGCAGATAGTATATGAGAAAGACATTTAATCCATATGAGCTCATCAAACAGAAGCCATACAGGTCATTATCTCTATATATCCATCCTTTGAAGAGCATTAAGTCAGTATATAAAAGAAGATAGATATTGATGATAAGGAGTATCAGCCTGAGGTTATTGTAAACTGAGGAGCACAAGGCAAACTAATTCAAGCATGGATATGTTAAATAGGTATCTAGAGTATGTTTAATAGCATCTATATGGCAAAACGACAGAGTACTACATAACTGTTAGACTTTACAGGattaaattcttttattttattgttgtTTTATTGTAGATCACACAAACTTACATCTGCCCCCATTTTTATAACCAAACATATGTAAGTTGATGGGTAAAAATTTAAGAGTTGTTCTGTTGTCTGAGTTGAACATCAAGATAATGGAATATAATAATTGAAGAAAGATAGAAGAAGATATTGGGTCAAGGAATTAACAATTACTTAGTTTATTCTAACTGGAAAACGTATCagcgaaaataataaaaatgaatcTATCATCTCTGATAGACTCCTTATTATAATCAAACACagaacttgattttttttttaaaaaaacaaaaaaaaagagtaagaacTTGGTATGGTAGAAGCACTTTCGAAGTACTTCATCCTGGGACTGTATGCATTGCATCTTATTCTAGGGAAAGATTTCCAAGGGAACAAAATGTAAATAAATGTGTACATGTGATCTTGTTCAGCATCTTCTACTTATTTTGCTATATTAGGATATTCTTCTGTCCAATCTATCCCTTGTGTACTAGAATATAAAGAATAATATAAATCACAAAAGTTTTTAAGTTGTTGACTTTCATATTCTCTTTGAATTTGTTTCCCATCCATCACCTCTAAGTTTTGTAAAACACAGtctatatttcatttttttataaaaattaagaaaaaaattagcaTTTGCAATCTTTGATAAGCATGAAAATATATACTAAGGTTTCTTATAGCTAAAACAAATAACAGTAAAGCAGAATTATAGGCATAGACTTGCATCACATCTGGCTATCATCACGTTTCCGGTGAAGGTATGAATAGCTTGATTTTGGTGGAATGATGTGCAGAAAAGTACATCTAGCACTCATATTGTCATAAATAGCGCTGATAAATGCCTAGAGATGTTCCAAGTACCTACTGCTGCACATAGTGAATTAAATTAGGAAGCATATAAGCATCATAAGGCTATAAAGTAGAAATAAAATGATTTTATCCAGGTCATGGTGATCAAATAGCTGAATCTGGACAAACATGGGAAGTGACTCACAGGCCCTTCTCAcaagattttaaaaaattaaaaacattcATGCATAAAATGATGAAATTCTGCAGGCCTACTGTTGTATGTTGAAGGCCTATTGTCTGGGTTTTAAAAGTGATTCACATACACATTTTTCCCCCTTCATTTTTTTAGCTATGTTACACTTTCCACCAAAACGATTATTAGCATCTTTAGTGCTTGTATTTAGTTGTCTCAACATCTTGTAGTTGAGAAGATATGGGATTTAGGGGTTCactaattaataaataataaaacgaTATGGCTGAGACAGGCCTTGAAGCAGCTTTCAATATTGCTGTTTCCCACCCTTCCCTAATTCCAATCTCCCACAATTATGATACATCTTTGACATCCACTTTATGTTAGAGCTAATAAAGGCAATAaactaattattatttattaacaCCACTTCTACCCATTTCAAAGGAAACAGAAATTATAAAAGCTCAACATGAGAGTATTCCATATCATGAACCATCATGCATCATTTACACACAGAACTGGAGCTTTTAGATGAGATTGCTTGCTTCTCCTTTCCCTTCTTCACCAGATAGAATAAATTTTAACAGGATCTCTTACCTTCTCcgtcccttcttctccttgatACCCTTAGGTTGTTTTAGTACGGCGGCCGAGCATGAGCCCATGCGAACGCGTCATGGCCCAGCTGCGCGAGGAGATTTGCCGGCAAATTATAGATGGGGAATGAAGACGGATCGGGCAGTCCGGCCCCTATCGCCGTCGGTGAGCCGCCAGGCAGCTGCCCGCCGCCTTCCTCCTCATCCTCGAGCGGCAGCCGCTCGTAGGTGGCGTTGGCGAACGTCGCAGCAACCACCGTGACCGGCCCCGCCGCGAGGAGAGAACCTACGACGCTCCCCCCCACCACCTGGCCCTGCCCGCCCGCCAGGTACACCGTCAGCCCCGTGGACCCCGGCGGAGCTGGTCCGGGCAAGAAGGCACCAGTCAGCGAGAGGATCTCGAAGCGGCCGTGTAGCGCGACGACGGCACCCGCCGCAGCGGGCTGCCGCAGTGCAACGTCGGCCACTGCACCGGTGCCGCTGAGCACGCAGACGCCACGCTGGCGGCGGCGTGCAAACTGGGCGATGCACTCGGCGACGTCTGCACCGCCAGCGACCTCCATCACATGGCTGCGGAGGGCGTTGGGGCTGTCGCGGGTGATGAAGATGGGGGGCTTCGGCTTGTTCTTGGAGCCCGGAGGGCGGCCGCGGGGCCGGCGGGTACCGATCTCGACGGCACCCTCCTTGGGCTCGTCGCTGttgtctctctcctcctcttcgtcAGCTCGGGAGCCAGGGTCGGTGTCCTTCTTGGGCGTCTCCTGGTTGAGCTTCTTGGGGCCGGAGGAACCGGGGGTTGCCGGGTCAACTCCCGGAAGCCCCAAGTGCCCGGCCCACCAACGATTCGCCAGTTTCTCGATGGAGAGACTCTTCTcggttcttctcctcctccttctcccactcttgttttcttgtgtttctacgGAAAGACCCAGAAAGACTCAGATTGCAAGAGAAGATGTGACCAAGCTGACAGAAGGAAGCCCAAGTAAGAACATGAGCTTTTCTAGTCTCTATCTCTATATTCACTCAGTCATACGAATATCTATACTTGCTATATGGGACGAAGATTGTGCTTGACATTTCTTCTTTGACAGGAGCAGGAGAGTTCAGGAGAAGGAACCAAAAGTAGGAATATTTACCCTACTTAATTCATGGACAGCAATGGAACAACTCTGAAGGCCTACTATCATAGGAAGGATCTCTCTTTCAGTGCTATTATTCTTTCAGCGTATAAATACAGTAGAGAATAGAGGGAAGTACTGAAGGAGATAGGTATTCTCTTCCTAAGCCAAGAGCCCACGAGAAATGTTGCCAAGACCAACTTAGAGAGCAAGAGAGAGATTCGGGATTGGTTTGGTTTGCATTTGATTAAAATACATTTGTTTATTAAGTTGTCATTTTAGTTGCGGTGTTGTTAGTGTGGAGATGATGGGTGCTTTGCACTTTGTCGGAGAGTAGAAATGAAACAGTAGAAGGAAGGAGTTTAAAAATTAGGGTTCGTTGTAGGGCCGCGTGCGCGTGGGCAGGCGGGGAGCACATCCCTTTCTCAAGCCCCGACATCCCAACCACACACAATGAgagcgagagcgagagagagatgaTATGCGGGCCTTTCCTATCGTTTTCCTTTCCCTTACACTATTCATTGAGATGCTTGGAGAAGGGAATCAATTACTTGAAGTCACGAGAGCACATTCTCTCACCCTCTGTTGTAGTATTTCCTGTACCCATACCTACTCCTCAAGCACGAGTATTTAAGAACTTAGTTCAGATATGCATCATGAGGGACTGTGcggacatgtgtttagtcccacatcggttatttgtagaaaagattttggatacttatacaggatcaacaaatccaaataataccttcggactagccattttgggtgagctcctgagttgttacaaatcgTATCAGAACGAACTCGGTCTATAGCTTATGCGGAGTAGGAGACACAGCAGCCGGGTTCATCAAGGCTGATAACGGGTCTATCGGAgtatttgtaattagatttgaataga
Proteins encoded in this window:
- the LOC103710398 gene encoding AT-hook motif nuclear-localized protein 20-like; this encodes MGTGNTTTEVFLGLSVETQENKSGRRRRRRTEKSLSIEKLANRWWAGHLGLPGVDPATPGSSGPKKLNQETPKKDTDPGSRADEEEERDNSDEPKEGAVEIGTRRPRGRPPGSKNKPKPPIFITRDSPNALRSHVMEVAGGADVAECIAQFARRRQRGVCVLSGTGAVADVALRQPAAAGAVVALHGRFEILSLTGAFLPGPAPPGSTGLTVYLAGGQGQVVGGSVVGSLLAAGPVTVVAATFANATYERLPLEDEEEGGGQLPGGSPTAIGAGLPDPSSFPIYNLPANLLAQLGHDAFAWAHARPPY